TTTTTTGAAGCCCCGCACTTTCGACAAATGCTGGGTTATGTCGGTACAGGAAGCTATCAGGAAGTCACATTCGAAGAATATTCAAACACTCAATAGGCAGCACCAGGCTGTTGTCATGCCCGAATTCCCATCATGAATCCGATCCAATTTCGTTTTTTAACTCTGATTTTCGCCATCCTGCTGATTTCGGGACCGGCAGCGCAAGACTCATTCGCCCAGCTCAGGGGCAGCTCCGAGATGGTGGATGTGGATACCTACCTCTCTGTGGATGTCGTTCCTGCAGGCTCTTCGTTTCGTGCCGCCGTTGTTCTTGACATCGCCGACGGATGGCATGTGAACGCGCACAGACCGACACTCGACTATCTGATCGGTACGGAAGTGACCATGGAGACCATCAGCGGCTTTATTATCTCCGATCAGCACTACCCCGAGCCGGAACGTTACGAATTCGCGTTTGCCGACGATGAAGAGCTGCTGGTGTACAGCGGCCGTGCTACCGTATTTCTGGATATTCGGGCATCTTCACAGCTGGATCCGGGGCTTTATTCGCTGGAGGGAAGCGCACGGGTTCAGGCGTGCGACGATCAGAACTGCCTGGCTCCATCCAACATTCCCGTTCGTTTTGAATTTGAGGTTGGGGGCGAAGAGGCCGTGGCAAACGCAATCAACGCAGAAATTTTTGAGGACTATGACGCGGCGGCCTCGTACTCCGATGTCTCTCTGCAACCGGCCTCACCCAACGAAATAGAAGCCCTGTTTGACGAGCGTAGCATTGTTTTCGCCTTTCTCGCCCTGTTTCTGATCGGCCTGGCCCTGAATCTCACTCCCTGTGTCTACCCCATGCTATCGGTCACCGTTTCGTTGTTCGGTGGGCAGAACGACCCCAACTTGCTTCGGGTATTTTCGAAAGCGGTGGTCTATGTTCTTGGCATCGCCACCATGTACAGTGTGCTTGGCGTGCTGGCCTCCTTTAGCGGCGAGCTGTTCGGATCATGGCTTCAGCACCCGTGGGTGTTAGGCGGAATCGGGGTCCTGCTTTTTGCACTGGCCCTCAGTATGTTCGGTCTCTATGAAATCCAGATACCGTACTGGCTCTCCTCACGCATAGGCACCGGATCCTCCACCGGCTTTGTCGGTACCTATTTTTCCGGCCTGGTGGTCGGAATATTCGCCGCTCCATGCATTGGTCCGCCGATCATTGCCCTGCTTGCTTTTATCGGAGCCCAGGGCGACCCGGTGTTTGGATTCTGGTCCTTTTTTATCCTCTCCATGGGACTCGGGCTGCCATATTTGATTCTCGGTACCTTTTCCGGGCTGCTGCCCAAGCTGCCAAAATCCGGTATGTGGATGATCTGGGTCAAGAAAGTGTTCGGGGTGGTTCTGGTTGCCCTGGCGCTGTTTTACCTGGCCATGCCCTTTTTCTCGGTGAGCGAAGCCTACTGGGTGATTCCGCTGAGTCTGATTGCCGGTGGCCTCTATCTTGGCTTCCTGGAGTCTTCCGGAAAGGGGACGCCGGTTTTTTCAAAAATAAAGATGGCAACGGGTACACTGGCCATCGCTTTGGGTGTGTTGTTCCTGATTAACCTGCAGAAGGAGGGGATGGAGTGGGAGCCATATCAGCAGGCCAGACTTGCCGAAGCGGAAGCGCGGAGCCAGCCGGTGGTACTGGATTTCTACGCCGACTGGTGCATCCCCTGTCTGGAACTGGAACGCATTACTTTTACCGACGCCAGGGTGATTTCTGGCACCGAGCATATGATGCGCCTTAAAGTGGATCTGACACATTTTGATTCGCCCGAATCGGAAGAGATCCGGCGCCGCTTTAACGTAGCGGGGGTTCCAACGGTGATTTTTCTGGATGAAGACGGCAATGAGGTGACCGATGCGCGTGTCGTCGGCTTTGTGGGCCCGGACGAGTTCTTGAACCGAATCAGTAAACTGGATGGATAACGCCCAGGCTCTGTCACGGTGATTGCTTCAGGTCGCTCAGATTAAAACGCGACCAGGGTTGTATCGAAGGGGGATGAGCTTCAAAATGGAGCAGGTCATCACGGGTCGGGTGCCGAAACGAGATCCGGCGGCAGAACAGTGCCGGATTCGTTGACGAGGAGGGAGGCGCCCCGTATTTCCGGTCGCCGTGCAGCGGCATTCCTTCGGCCGACAACTGTGCCCGTATCTGGTGAAACCGCCCGGTTTTGAGGTGCACGGATATCAGGGTGAGGTTTCCAACGGTTTGGATCGGCCGTAAATCGAGCACCGATTTCTGCCCCTTTCCCTCATGCTGCGAAGAAACCATCGCTTTTTTCCGGTTCCGGTCCTTTTCCAGATAATGCACCAGCTCTCTCTGTTTCACTTGTGCCGAACAGACCACAGCCAGGTAGTGTTTCTGAGGCTGGTGACTTCTGATCTGTTCGGAAAGCCGCGCCGCCGCCTTGGACGTTTTCGCCAGAACCATCACCCCGCCGGTGCCGCGGTCCAGCCGCTGTACCAGCGCCAGAAAAACATTTCCCGGTTTTTGATATTTTTCCTTCAGATGGATTTTCAGAATATTTTGCAGATCGGGATCCCGGGTCTGATCACTCTGCGACAGGAGTCCGGCCGGCTTATTGACAACAAGCAGGTGATTATCCTCAAACAGCACCTTGATTTTCCCGTACGGAGAATCGGGATGGAGTTGAGCGGCACAAGATCCGCCGGTTTCATTATTAGTAATATCATCCATAATCATCGGTTGCGGGCTCTGAAATTTGCCATACAAGATACACGATCATCACTAAATGAGTATAACAAACATAACACTACGAAAAGCACGAGTAACTCCTTGCCTGGCGGCAATCCGTTTTCCTGAAATCCGGAATCGTGATATACGATATGGGGCAACTCACGAAACCAGCCATTTTGAACGGATCTGCAGATGACAGAGGGGCTTAACAACAAACTGGGCAATCTGCCACCGCAACCGGGCGTCTATCTGTTCAAGGATGACCGTAACGATGTGATATACGTTGGCAAGGCCAAACGGTTGAATGCCAGGGTCAGGTCCTATTTTCAAAGCGGTGCCGATCAGAACGGCAAGGTACGGGCATTGGTACGCAAAATCGTGGATCTGGAGGTGATCGTAACCGATTCGGAAGCGGAGGCCCTGATCCTGGAAAATACGCTGATCAAAAAACACCAGCCCCGATACAATATTCTGTACCGTGACGACAAGAGTTATCCGTACATCTGTGTAACCAACGAAGATCGTCCGCGTGTGTTTCCGACACGGAGCATCATCCGAAACGGCAGCCGCTATTATGGTCCGTATGGCCATGTTGGCAAGATGAAACAGATGCTCGAGACTATCAGGAAAGCATTCGGACTCTGTACGTGTGCCTGTACTTCCAGAACTGTCGACCAAAGCCGGGGGCTGCCCGGATGGGGAAAGTGCTTTGAAGATTATTTTGAAAACTGCTCGCAGGAGATCCCGGAGGAGGAGTACCGGCATAAACTGGTGCAGGTGGAGCGACTGCTGAACGGACGAACCCGGGAGCTTATCCGTGATCTGAGGCAGGAGATGGAGGAGTATTCCGATAATCTGGTGTTTGAAAAAGCCGCGGTTCTGCGTGACGGAATCCTCGCACTGGAGAAATACAGTGAGAAGATGAAAATGGTATCCAGCGATGCCGCCGATCGTGATATCTTCGCGCTAGAGGCCGATATCGATGAAAATATCGCGTGCGGCGTGCTGTTCCAGGTGCGCGAGGGCAAACTGATCGGTAAATATCACCGCTATCTGAAGAACATCGAGGGTAGAACCACCGGAGAGTTGATGCAGTCGTTCATGGAGGATTATTACACGAGCGATTTGAGTACGGCAGTGCCGGATGAGGTTTGCTGCAGGTATCCCGCAGACAATGATGAACCACTGTTCGAGTATCTTTGGCAGGTGAAGGGGCGGAAAGTCCCGATCATCACCCCTCAGCGCGGGGAGAAGGCACAAATGGTCCAGATGGCCGGCTCCAATGCCCGGCTGCTGCTCAAGGAGTGGCTGATTGAGAAAATGAAAGCTGACCAGGGGCGAATTCCGCATTCGATCAAGGCGCTGGAAAGGGATCTCCGCCTTCCCGTAATGCCACGACGAATCGAATGTTTTGACATATCCAATTTCCAGGGGGCCTTTACCGTGGCTTCCATGGTCTGTTTTGTGGATGGACAACCCCGGAAAAGCGAGTACAAACGCTATCACATCAAGAGTGTCAGTGGTCCGGATGACTTTGCCTCCATGCGCGAGGTCATTTTCAGACGATACAGCCGCCTGCGTGCAGAAGGGCGGCAAATCCCGGATCTGGTGGTTATTGACGGAGGCAAGGGACAGCTTTCCAGCGCGCTGGGCGCTATTCGGGAAGCGGGAATGGAGGGGGAACTCCAGGTGATCGGTTTGGCCAAACGACTGGAGGAGGTCTTCTTCCCCGGTTCATCCGCTCCGGTCATGATTCCCAAAGCGTCGTCCAGTCTCAAGCTGCTTCAACGGGTCAGGGACGAGGCGCACCGGTTTGCCATCACATTTCATCGGGATGTGCGCAGTAAAAAAACCTTTCGCTCACAACTGCAAGACATTCCCGGAATCGGGGTCAAAACTACGGAAAAGCTGCTGCGTGAATTCGGCTCGGTGAAAGAGATCATGGAGCAGGATAAAAGCCGGATTGCGGAAGTGGCCGGAAGCAGGGCTGCCGAAGCTATCTCGAACTATTTTCACGGTCAATCGTAAAAAGGTTGAAAGTCGCATAGGTATAGTAACCAAACAGCCTGTAGTACAGTATAGATAAAAAAGGGCTGGGCGAAAAGTTGCGAAATGATTCAAATAGCATTATTGTTGATGATAATGCGACCCGTTAAACATTCAACAAAACTCTATCCAGGCCTATTGCATATAAGTTACCGTTCTTAAACAAAGGACACTTTCTTTGTCGGACAATAACACCAAAAAACTTAGCGTTTAAAGGTCTATATGATGTCGCATAAATCACATACCCCACTGCATCAGGTTGATGACCACGAACTGGTTCAACGTTATCGGAAAAATAACGACCAGGAGGCGTTCAAGCAGCTGCTCGAACGGCATCAATCCAAAATTTACTCCTATATCTACAGTATGGTGGGTAATGCAGAGACAGCCAATGACATTTTTCAGGAGACATTTACCAAGGTCATAACCAAGATGGATGAGACCTATAATGAGCAGGGTAAATGGATTGCCTGGGTCATGCGAATCGCGCACAATGCGACCATAGACTATCTCCGTAAAAAGAAGCGTTTTGTGGATGTGAATTCGCAAAACGATCCGGACTATGACTTTTACGACCGGCTTACGGATGAAACACTGGATGACGCACAGGAGGTCATCGAAAAGGGGGAAGCCAAAAGCAGTTTGATGAAACACATATCCCGTCTGCCCAAAGAACAGCGGGAGGTGGTCATGCTGCGCCACTACTACGAAATGTCCTTCAAGGAGATTGCAGAGCTGACCAACGTCTCTATCAACACCGCTTTGGGCAGAATGAGATATGCTTTGATTAATCTTCGAAAAATGTTTGACAAAGAACATGGAAAAGAAACCAAACATGTCGAGCGTCGATGAACTTTGCGTAAAGTATGTTTTCGATGAGCTTGATCCCTCCGAAATCACGCTGGTTGAGCATGCAATGCTCGAGGATCAAAATCTGCTGATAGAGGTAGAGAGCCTCAAAAGTACCTGGAAAAAACTGAAAAAAATTCCGGAACTGGATCCGCCGGAGAATATATCGGCGGCGATCATGGAACAGGCTCATGAGCACGCCCGTCAGCAGCAACTGTTTGGAAAAAACTGGAGCAACCCCGGATTAATGGCAACTGCCGCAGTTGTCCTTTTCAGCCTTATTATTTCAACAGCCTACCTTCTGCCGGGGGATGAAGCGGCGGGAGAAACGGCTGCTGCAGAAAATTCGGCTCATTCCGTAACAACCGCCGGTCAGGTTCCATCCCTGTTCGGTTCCCAGGACAGTCCTCTGATATCGTGGGAAAACCGGGCAAATATCATTTTCGTTGAATCACCCGGGAACGGCGGTCACCAAATCAGTGCAGACTCCTTATCAGGGCGGCTTCATGGCATCGATCAAAGAGGAATGGATCAGTTGATCATGACGCAACCCGTTCAGGGAATTCAACTTACCGGGACAGACTTTTGAGG
The Balneolales bacterium ANBcel1 DNA segment above includes these coding regions:
- a CDS encoding sigma-70 family RNA polymerase sigma factor yields the protein MSHKSHTPLHQVDDHELVQRYRKNNDQEAFKQLLERHQSKIYSYIYSMVGNAETANDIFQETFTKVITKMDETYNEQGKWIAWVMRIAHNATIDYLRKKKRFVDVNSQNDPDYDFYDRLTDETLDDAQEVIEKGEAKSSLMKHISRLPKEQREVVMLRHYYEMSFKEIAELTNVSINTALGRMRYALINLRKMFDKEHGKETKHVERR
- a CDS encoding cytochrome c biogenesis protein CcdA translates to MNPIQFRFLTLIFAILLISGPAAQDSFAQLRGSSEMVDVDTYLSVDVVPAGSSFRAAVVLDIADGWHVNAHRPTLDYLIGTEVTMETISGFIISDQHYPEPERYEFAFADDEELLVYSGRATVFLDIRASSQLDPGLYSLEGSARVQACDDQNCLAPSNIPVRFEFEVGGEEAVANAINAEIFEDYDAAASYSDVSLQPASPNEIEALFDERSIVFAFLALFLIGLALNLTPCVYPMLSVTVSLFGGQNDPNLLRVFSKAVVYVLGIATMYSVLGVLASFSGELFGSWLQHPWVLGGIGVLLFALALSMFGLYEIQIPYWLSSRIGTGSSTGFVGTYFSGLVVGIFAAPCIGPPIIALLAFIGAQGDPVFGFWSFFILSMGLGLPYLILGTFSGLLPKLPKSGMWMIWVKKVFGVVLVALALFYLAMPFFSVSEAYWVIPLSLIAGGLYLGFLESSGKGTPVFSKIKMATGTLAIALGVLFLINLQKEGMEWEPYQQARLAEAEARSQPVVLDFYADWCIPCLELERITFTDARVISGTEHMMRLKVDLTHFDSPESEEIRRRFNVAGVPTVIFLDEDGNEVTDARVVGFVGPDEFLNRISKLDG
- a CDS encoding RluA family pseudouridine synthase, encoding MDDITNNETGGSCAAQLHPDSPYGKIKVLFEDNHLLVVNKPAGLLSQSDQTRDPDLQNILKIHLKEKYQKPGNVFLALVQRLDRGTGGVMVLAKTSKAAARLSEQIRSHQPQKHYLAVVCSAQVKQRELVHYLEKDRNRKKAMVSSQHEGKGQKSVLDLRPIQTVGNLTLISVHLKTGRFHQIRAQLSAEGMPLHGDRKYGAPPSSSTNPALFCRRISFRHPTRDDLLHFEAHPPSIQPWSRFNLSDLKQSP
- the uvrC gene encoding excinuclease ABC subunit UvrC gives rise to the protein MTEGLNNKLGNLPPQPGVYLFKDDRNDVIYVGKAKRLNARVRSYFQSGADQNGKVRALVRKIVDLEVIVTDSEAEALILENTLIKKHQPRYNILYRDDKSYPYICVTNEDRPRVFPTRSIIRNGSRYYGPYGHVGKMKQMLETIRKAFGLCTCACTSRTVDQSRGLPGWGKCFEDYFENCSQEIPEEEYRHKLVQVERLLNGRTRELIRDLRQEMEEYSDNLVFEKAAVLRDGILALEKYSEKMKMVSSDAADRDIFALEADIDENIACGVLFQVREGKLIGKYHRYLKNIEGRTTGELMQSFMEDYYTSDLSTAVPDEVCCRYPADNDEPLFEYLWQVKGRKVPIITPQRGEKAQMVQMAGSNARLLLKEWLIEKMKADQGRIPHSIKALERDLRLPVMPRRIECFDISNFQGAFTVASMVCFVDGQPRKSEYKRYHIKSVSGPDDFASMREVIFRRYSRLRAEGRQIPDLVVIDGGKGQLSSALGAIREAGMEGELQVIGLAKRLEEVFFPGSSAPVMIPKASSSLKLLQRVRDEAHRFAITFHRDVRSKKTFRSQLQDIPGIGVKTTEKLLREFGSVKEIMEQDKSRIAEVAGSRAAEAISNYFHGQS